TTTCGGGCATGATTTTAGTATTGGTGTCCCTGCTTAATTACTTAGTGCTAGAGCAAAGACAAGGCTTATGGTTTGTATTTATCACCATTTCGTACCTTGCTGTATTAGATACCTTCATGCCTTTTAATGGTAGTGGGGCGATCATGCGGACCTTGATGATTGGCTTTATGCTAATTACGACTCTGCATTTATCAGCTATTCAGAAGGGATTTATCTATCGAGGAACGCAATCTGCAATCTGGAAAACGCTTGTAGTTCCATTAATGATCGTTTCATTAGCAATAGGGGTAGGATACGCGTCCCCAAAGGCAGAGCCTAATTGGCCTGATCCGATCGGTTTTCTGCAAGGAAAATCTGTAACTGGTCAGAGCGAAGCGATCCGCAGAGTGGGATATGACACCAATGATAAGACGCTGGGAGGTCCCTTTCAGCAGGATGATACTAAGGTATTTACAATTACCACAAATGATAAATATTACTTGCGCGGGGATGCTAAGGATGTATATACCGGCAAAGGCTGGATAAAAAGCGATAAACAATTGGAGTCCATTGTACATCCTAAAAACTATATTTGGAATGACACGCTTTTTTCCGGATTGGAAACCAAAAAGGTCATGGCTGTTGTGCAGGCGGAGGGAGAACAGCTACCGGCCATTTTTTATCCAGGACAGCTTAAAGGCATTGAAGAGTTAAACCCAGAAAATACAACATTAACCTATGATACGATTTCTCAGGGGATTCTTACCTTTAATGGAGCTATGCAAAAGGATTCAAATAGTCGCCTGTTTGTTGAAAGAGACGATAGCACTTTGATTCCTACACCTGTTCAGCAGTATATGGACCATTATCAGCTACAAGCCGAGATTCCCGTGATTAGTGAAAAGAAAATTATTGCGGCGGGGAGCAATTATCCAAAAGATATAGAAGAACGTTACCTGCAATTGCCTAACAGTCTTCCTGATCGGATCAAGCAGCTAGCTGAAAAAATTACGGAAGGATCAAACAATCCGTACGATAAAGCGAGAGCAATAGAGAATTATTTGCGCTCTCCAGGCAGATATCGCTATGAAACGAAAGATGTACCAATACCTAAGGAAGAACAAGACTTTGTAGATCAATTTCTATTTGAAACTATGAGAGGCTACTGCGATCATTTTTCAACTTCGATGGTGGTCATGCTTCGCTCTATTGATATACCCGCACGTTGGGTAAAAGGGTTTGCTCCCGGTCAGGAGATTAGTCGTGATGCGAATAATAATATGACGATTGAAGTGAGAAATAGAGATGCGCACTCCTGGGTTGAGGTTTACTTCCCAGGTAGCGGCTGGATACCGTTTGAGGCAACAGCTTCTTTTACATCTCCACTGCAAGTAAATTATGATCGCCTTGCTAATGAGGCCAATGAGTTCAATATTCCTGCTTCCACAGAGGAAAAAGAAGCGAACAAGCCTAAACAGTTAGATCAAATGGAAGAAGCAGACAAGCCTGTAGTGAAAACAAGTGCCGGATTCTCATGGGGCTGGCTATGGGGAATTGGTATTTTGATAGCAGTCGGTGTATGGATACTGTGGAAAAAACGTCAGGAGATGTATTTATGGTGGCTGCAACGGAAAATGACACAATATGCTCAGGACGATTTTCCACGTAGATTTACGTTAGTGTTAACGATATTTGAAAAAATGATTTCCCCGCGTTATTCAGGTGAAACGCTGCGCGAGTATGTGAATCGTCTCCAAATTAGTGGAGATGAGCGTCAGGATTTACTTTATTTAACAACTATTTATGAAAAAATGTTGTATGGCTTGAAGGAAATGGAAGGGAAAACGAGATCGTTGTGGCAACAGACCATTGAGCGTTTGTTGCGCCAAATGAAACCTTGATCATTTCCCCATCATCTGCTAGAATTTTTGACAATATGATACTTTGGTAGCAGTAAGCAGGAGAAACGGTACTGCCTCTTTTTTGAATGACAACGTTAAAGACAGGGACATTTGCCCTTAGAAGATGTCAGACGATTTCATCTACGGGTGGGTGGCCTGTCTTTTTGATGGAACGGGAGAATTTTTTTTCTTCATACCAAAAAAGAGAAAGGGAGATAATATCTTCAAGAACGTTTTGGACATGTCTACTGAGTGCACAAGTATACAAGGTTAAGGGAGGATCTTTCCGTGGAAAAGC
The nucleotide sequence above comes from Brevibacillus laterosporus LMG 15441. Encoded proteins:
- a CDS encoding transglutaminase TgpA family protein, which codes for MLGASFLKQKKALEWLSALFLFLLLREWLLPLPSLSDTGSISSFLYLVAGIILVDMTFRSHWLGLLIKIIGTLVIFHAAFVEISLFNPEWILQTLQAVSEDFSRIVNQEWTNMSIISRNLLFSGMILVLVSLLNYLVLEQRQGLWFVFITISYLAVLDTFMPFNGSGAIMRTLMIGFMLITTLHLSAIQKGFIYRGTQSAIWKTLVVPLMIVSLAIGVGYASPKAEPNWPDPIGFLQGKSVTGQSEAIRRVGYDTNDKTLGGPFQQDDTKVFTITTNDKYYLRGDAKDVYTGKGWIKSDKQLESIVHPKNYIWNDTLFSGLETKKVMAVVQAEGEQLPAIFYPGQLKGIEELNPENTTLTYDTISQGILTFNGAMQKDSNSRLFVERDDSTLIPTPVQQYMDHYQLQAEIPVISEKKIIAAGSNYPKDIEERYLQLPNSLPDRIKQLAEKITEGSNNPYDKARAIENYLRSPGRYRYETKDVPIPKEEQDFVDQFLFETMRGYCDHFSTSMVVMLRSIDIPARWVKGFAPGQEISRDANNNMTIEVRNRDAHSWVEVYFPGSGWIPFEATASFTSPLQVNYDRLANEANEFNIPASTEEKEANKPKQLDQMEEADKPVVKTSAGFSWGWLWGIGILIAVGVWILWKKRQEMYLWWLQRKMTQYAQDDFPRRFTLVLTIFEKMISPRYSGETLREYVNRLQISGDERQDLLYLTTIYEKMLYGLKEMEGKTRSLWQQTIERLLRQMKP